A window from Chryseobacterium vaccae encodes these proteins:
- a CDS encoding HPF/RaiA family ribosome-associated protein, which yields MKITVQSIGLTPHEPLESHIDKKVSKLDTFYDKIHECKVFLKVENNADKANKTAEIILAVPGDDIVVKKTSASFEESLDLCVDTAKKLLIKKKEMA from the coding sequence ATGAAGATCACAGTACAATCAATTGGTTTAACTCCACACGAACCACTAGAATCACACATTGACAAAAAAGTAAGCAAATTAGATACCTTCTATGATAAAATTCATGAGTGTAAGGTTTTTCTGAAAGTTGAAAATAACGCCGATAAAGCGAATAAAACAGCTGAAATTATTTTAGCGGTTCCGGGAGACGATATTGTAGTAAAAAAGACATCTGCCAGTTTTGAAGAAAGTCTAGACCTTTGTGTTGATACTGCTAAAAAGCTACTAATCAAGAAAAAAGAAATGGCGTAG
- a CDS encoding tyrosine-type recombinase/integrase, with protein sequence MLYKFLEYLQFEKRYSPHTITSYKKDLEDFSYFFLRTESSDDISKADKKVIRNFIIELSENGISKRSINRKLSSLRSFYLFLLKIGEIKISPAEGMSSLKFYAEKQIPMSQEEMQDLNDRIFIEVHDILERCIMEVLYQTGIRKAELCGLMFEYVNISGNELKIIGKGNKERFIPISEGLSELLESYLEIRKPTDEHKTYFFVNKKGKKLNEKFVYVVVNKYLSLVTTKEKRSPHILRHSFATHVLDNGAEISKVKKILGHSSLASTQVYTNANIEQLKKVFNQAHPRASKKEEL encoded by the coding sequence ATGCTATATAAGTTTTTAGAATATTTACAATTCGAGAAGAGGTATTCTCCTCATACCATTACAAGCTATAAAAAAGATCTTGAAGATTTTTCTTATTTCTTCCTCAGAACAGAATCTTCAGATGACATTTCCAAAGCTGACAAAAAAGTAATCCGGAATTTTATCATTGAATTAAGCGAAAATGGAATTTCAAAAAGAAGCATCAACAGAAAATTATCATCTCTGCGAAGTTTTTATCTTTTCCTTTTAAAAATAGGAGAAATTAAAATTTCTCCGGCAGAAGGGATGTCTTCTCTGAAGTTTTATGCTGAAAAACAGATTCCTATGTCACAGGAGGAAATGCAGGATCTCAATGACCGGATATTTATAGAAGTACATGATATTCTCGAAAGATGTATTATGGAAGTGTTATATCAGACCGGAATCCGGAAAGCAGAACTTTGTGGCCTGATGTTTGAGTATGTTAATATAAGCGGAAACGAACTGAAAATAATAGGAAAAGGGAATAAAGAAAGATTTATTCCGATTTCCGAAGGCCTTTCGGAGCTGCTTGAAAGTTATCTGGAAATAAGGAAACCTACGGACGAACATAAAACCTATTTTTTTGTCAATAAAAAGGGTAAAAAACTCAATGAAAAATTTGTTTATGTGGTAGTTAATAAGTACCTTAGTCTTGTAACAACAAAAGAAAAAAGAAGCCCTCATATCCTGCGGCATAGTTTTGCTACACATGTTCTGGATAATGGGGCGGAGATCTCCAAAGTAAAGAAAATATTAGGGCATTCAAGTCTTGCAAGTACTCAAGTCTATACGAATGCTAATATTGAACAATTGAAAAAAGTGTTTAATCAGGCTCATCCTAGAGCGTCTAAAAAAGAAGAATTATGA
- the rpsU gene encoding 30S ribosomal protein S21 encodes MLIIPVKDGESIDRALKKYKRKFDKTGTVRQLRARQQFIKPSVTLRQARLKAAHKQRNLSKEEQA; translated from the coding sequence ATGTTAATAATTCCAGTAAAAGATGGTGAATCCATCGACAGAGCTTTAAAAAAATATAAAAGAAAATTTGATAAAACAGGTACAGTTCGTCAATTAAGAGCTAGACAACAGTTTATTAAGCCTTCTGTAACTTTAAGACAAGCTAGACTGAAAGCTGCTCACAAGCAGAGAAATCTTAGCAAAGAAGAGCAGGCTTAA
- a CDS encoding T9SS type B sorting domain-containing protein, which yields MLKKILFTILALFYLSLTAQEDCISAITVCGNSNINYTPSGIGNINENLGGCLSYENHSVWYKFTIATSGTLTFDITPTGPVDYDWAVYGPNVTCSNRGTPIRCNASGENGATGLNMSSTQTSVPGGFGQPRYCKYMDVLAGQTYYLYVDNWSTTVYTFNLTWGGTATFVSPFNNSSAAPNPFIPPGAPGPNANSPREIPICGNTAVFDFSSLSAGILNGNPNFTVTYFNNANNAATGTNPITAPTTVNTTNTYYYNINYQDPNSPGSTINACKQTNAIVFRNKSITASITPSATVLCPGGSITLTSNNPTGNTWSTGATTPSITVTSPGTYTLTTTNGTCTSAPVSTTITQDTDPAVSITGNLVLCESTSTQLTASSTGTGNTYTWSTGATGNTISVSTPGTYTVTVKTPSNCQYTKSVTVAQGVVPVVQNSSLSQCSNTATAIFDLTSSQPNISQTANVSFDYYVNQADAIAGNTNTITNPATYNSGNATIYVRVKSAICSKIAQLQLNITQSTAPSITASSSTICYGGNVTLTSSISTGNTWSTGATTPSITVTTEGIYTLTNTSGNCTSTPVSVTINKENDPNVTITGNLLLCDQTSTQLTAASAGTGNLYTWSTGATTPAITVTSPGTYTVTVKTPANCQYTKSVTVAQGIVPAVQNSSLSQCSNTATAIFDLTSAQPNISTTSTVSFDYYVNQADAIAGNANTITNPTTYNSGNATIYVRVKSTTCFKVAQLQLSVTQFPVPTISASSTTICYGGNITLTSSNATGNTWSTGETTQSITITAPGTYTLTGANGLCSSAPASISISAENNPNLQVSGNLSFCPGSSTILTASSQGTGNTFTWSNGVNGASNTINIPGTYTVTATTPAGCQYQKSVVVTMDNAIIVNIAPPAQITCTNPQITLNATASIYQPGATFLWTASNGGSIISGGSTLTPTVNNGGTYTLTITSAAPLACTSQASVVVNKNITPPTIAISAPKLTICLGESVVLTATGAATYTWTGIPGNGSSQTVSPTTTTTYTVTGTGVNGCAAQTPATITINVVPEIVSTLHDIEICKGDKAILDAGFGPNYTYLWNTGATTRTINVELEGNYSVTISNGVCSKTFTATVRYIVTPEILNIIYKDNTLTINIKNSGNLPAEYSIDGGVTWQSSNIFTNVLRNTQYPIKVRNRGALCETNTTYYTFFMSNVITPNYDGINDGIDFSIISRYGNFEGSIFDRYGKSIFKVTPKNPIWDGKYLNAPLPTGSYWYRLFWEDKISKKPVETSGWILLKNRD from the coding sequence ATGCTAAAAAAAATACTTTTTACTATACTAGCACTCTTTTACCTATCTCTTACCGCACAGGAAGACTGCATTTCAGCGATCACGGTATGTGGAAACTCCAATATCAATTACACACCATCAGGAATAGGAAATATTAATGAAAATTTAGGAGGATGTCTTTCATATGAAAATCATTCAGTCTGGTATAAATTTACCATTGCAACCAGTGGCACCCTTACCTTTGACATCACCCCAACAGGACCTGTCGATTATGACTGGGCAGTTTATGGCCCGAATGTAACCTGCTCCAACAGAGGAACCCCTATCCGCTGTAATGCCTCCGGGGAAAACGGAGCTACAGGACTGAATATGAGCAGCACACAGACTTCCGTACCCGGAGGCTTCGGCCAGCCAAGGTATTGCAAATATATGGATGTACTCGCCGGGCAGACCTATTATTTATATGTAGATAATTGGTCGACCACTGTTTATACATTTAATTTAACATGGGGAGGTACTGCTACTTTTGTTTCACCTTTCAATAATTCGTCTGCAGCTCCCAATCCATTTATACCACCGGGAGCTCCGGGACCGAATGCCAATTCACCGCGGGAAATCCCAATCTGCGGAAATACAGCCGTTTTCGATTTCAGTTCTTTATCAGCAGGAATATTAAACGGAAATCCCAATTTCACGGTTACTTATTTTAACAATGCCAATAATGCGGCTACCGGAACGAATCCCATCACAGCTCCAACCACCGTAAACACTACCAATACTTACTATTATAATATTAACTATCAAGATCCAAACAGCCCTGGAAGTACGATCAATGCCTGCAAACAGACCAATGCCATTGTTTTCAGAAACAAAAGTATTACTGCTTCAATAACACCTTCGGCCACTGTTTTATGCCCGGGAGGAAGCATTACCTTAACTTCTAACAACCCCACAGGAAATACATGGTCTACTGGAGCTACTACCCCTTCTATTACAGTAACTTCTCCGGGGACTTATACTTTAACAACTACCAATGGAACATGTACGAGCGCTCCGGTTTCTACTACGATTACTCAAGATACGGATCCCGCTGTAAGTATTACAGGAAATTTAGTACTCTGTGAATCAACCAGCACGCAGCTTACCGCTTCTTCCACAGGAACGGGAAACACTTACACCTGGTCTACAGGAGCAACGGGGAATACTATTTCGGTTTCAACACCGGGAACCTATACGGTTACTGTGAAAACCCCTTCCAACTGCCAGTACACAAAATCTGTCACGGTAGCACAAGGTGTGGTTCCTGTTGTTCAGAATTCAAGCTTGAGCCAATGTTCAAATACGGCAACAGCTATTTTCGACCTTACCTCATCGCAACCCAATATCAGCCAAACAGCTAATGTAAGTTTCGATTATTATGTGAATCAAGCAGATGCGATTGCAGGAAATACGAATACAATTACGAACCCAGCAACCTATAATTCAGGTAATGCAACGATCTATGTCCGGGTAAAATCAGCAATCTGTTCTAAAATTGCACAATTGCAATTAAATATTACGCAATCGACCGCACCGAGCATTACAGCATCTTCGTCTACGATATGCTACGGAGGGAATGTTACCCTCACATCAAGCATCAGCACCGGAAACACCTGGTCTACAGGAGCAACAACCCCATCGATCACCGTTACAACCGAAGGCATCTACACTTTGACCAATACAAGCGGAAATTGCACCAGTACTCCCGTTTCAGTTACTATAAATAAAGAGAACGACCCGAATGTGACCATTACAGGAAATTTATTACTGTGTGACCAAACCAGCACACAACTTACAGCTGCTTCGGCGGGGACAGGAAACCTCTACACCTGGTCTACAGGAGCAACAACACCAGCGATTACTGTAACGTCTCCGGGAACTTATACTGTTACTGTGAAAACGCCCGCCAACTGCCAGTACACGAAATCTGTTACGGTAGCACAAGGCATTGTTCCTGCTGTTCAGAATTCAAGTTTGAGCCAATGCTCCAATACGGCAACAGCTATTTTTGATCTTACTTCAGCACAACCTAATATCAGCACAACTTCAACTGTAAGTTTTGATTATTATGTGAATCAGGCAGATGCGATTGCGGGAAATGCGAATACCATTACGAACCCAACAACCTATAATTCAGGTAATGCTACCATTTATGTCCGTGTAAAATCAACAACCTGTTTTAAAGTAGCCCAGCTGCAGCTTTCCGTTACCCAATTCCCTGTGCCAACGATCAGCGCATCTTCTACAACGATATGCTATGGAGGGAATATCACTTTAACTTCAAGCAATGCAACGGGAAACACATGGTCCACAGGAGAAACAACCCAATCCATCACCATTACAGCTCCCGGCACCTACACTTTAACGGGGGCAAACGGATTGTGCTCAAGCGCACCGGCATCCATTAGCATTTCGGCAGAAAACAATCCGAATTTACAGGTTTCCGGAAATCTTTCTTTCTGCCCGGGATCTTCAACTATACTGACCGCTTCTTCACAGGGGACAGGAAATACATTTACATGGTCAAATGGAGTAAATGGAGCCTCTAATACGATTAATATACCCGGCACTTATACTGTTACCGCTACAACACCTGCCGGCTGCCAATATCAAAAATCCGTAGTCGTAACTATGGATAATGCCATCATTGTAAATATTGCTCCACCGGCACAGATCACCTGCACCAACCCGCAAATCACACTCAATGCAACAGCTTCAATCTATCAGCCCGGAGCCACATTCCTATGGACAGCTTCTAATGGAGGGTCTATTATTTCAGGAGGCAGTACTTTGACTCCTACCGTTAATAATGGTGGAACTTATACTCTTACCATTACAAGTGCAGCACCTTTAGCATGTACCAGCCAGGCTTCAGTAGTGGTTAACAAAAACATAACCCCTCCTACTATTGCTATTTCTGCACCTAAACTTACTATTTGCCTTGGGGAATCTGTGGTTCTTACTGCCACAGGGGCTGCTACTTACACCTGGACAGGTATTCCAGGCAACGGAAGCTCGCAGACAGTGTCACCTACTACAACCACAACGTATACGGTAACCGGAACCGGAGTTAATGGATGCGCTGCCCAGACGCCGGCTACAATAACAATTAATGTTGTTCCTGAAATTGTTTCAACCCTACATGACATTGAAATCTGTAAAGGAGACAAAGCTATTCTGGATGCAGGATTCGGACCTAACTACACTTATTTATGGAATACAGGAGCAACCACCCGGACCATTAATGTAGAGCTTGAAGGAAATTATTCAGTTACTATAAGCAACGGAGTCTGCTCAAAAACATTCACTGCTACGGTAAGGTATATTGTTACGCCTGAAATCCTGAATATTATTTATAAGGACAATACCTTAACGATCAATATCAAAAACAGTGGAAACCTTCCGGCAGAGTACTCCATAGACGGAGGGGTAACATGGCAGTCATCCAATATATTCACCAACGTACTCAGAAATACT